The following coding sequences are from one Longimicrobiaceae bacterium window:
- a CDS encoding class II fumarate hydratase, with protein sequence MVSKAGFRVERDSLGEMQVPADALYAAQTQRAVENFPISGIRFPRRFIAALGTIKKAAAEANLELGLLDRRIGEAVVAAAGEVIEGRWDHQFVLDIFQTGSGTSTNMNANEVIANRAAQILGEEVGSRVVHPNDHVNLGQSSNDVIPTAMHVAARVAIHEDLLPALDNLREALAAKALEFDDVIKSGRTHLMDATPVRLGQEFGGYAAQLEHGIRRVRTAAEDLAELALGGTAVGTGTNRLPEFPQRTIERISRLTGLEFREAANHFEAQGAKDACVFVSGTLNTVAASLFKIANDIRWLGSGPTSGLYEIQLPAVQPGSSIMPGKVNPVMSEALMMVCAQVMGNHVTVTVAGQNGNFELNVMMPVMAHALLQSISILAGAVEAFRTRCVEGIRANRERCQELLERNPSIATALNAYIGYDAAAEVAKEAARNFESVRTVVQRRGLLPDDQLDEVLNVREMTEPGIPGGGAG encoded by the coding sequence ATGGTGAGCAAGGCGGGTTTTCGCGTCGAGCGCGATTCGCTCGGTGAAATGCAGGTGCCGGCAGATGCCCTCTACGCGGCGCAGACCCAGCGCGCGGTCGAGAACTTCCCCATCAGCGGCATCCGCTTCCCGCGCCGCTTCATTGCGGCGTTGGGTACGATCAAGAAGGCGGCAGCCGAGGCCAACCTGGAGCTCGGGCTGCTCGATCGTCGCATCGGAGAGGCGGTGGTCGCGGCCGCCGGCGAGGTGATCGAAGGACGTTGGGACCACCAGTTCGTGCTGGACATCTTCCAGACCGGAAGCGGCACCTCGACCAACATGAACGCCAACGAGGTGATCGCCAATCGGGCGGCCCAGATCCTCGGCGAGGAGGTGGGCTCCCGGGTGGTCCATCCCAACGACCACGTGAACCTGGGTCAGAGCTCGAACGACGTGATCCCCACCGCCATGCATGTGGCGGCGCGAGTCGCCATCCACGAGGACCTGCTTCCCGCGCTGGACAACCTGCGCGAGGCGCTGGCGGCCAAGGCACTCGAGTTCGACGACGTGATCAAGAGCGGGCGCACTCATCTCATGGACGCGACCCCGGTTCGGCTGGGGCAGGAGTTCGGGGGCTATGCGGCGCAGCTCGAGCACGGTATCCGGCGCGTGCGGACGGCTGCGGAGGACCTTGCGGAGCTCGCGCTCGGCGGCACCGCCGTGGGGACCGGCACCAACCGCCTGCCCGAGTTCCCGCAGCGGACCATCGAGCGCATCTCCCGTCTGACCGGGCTCGAATTCCGCGAGGCCGCTAACCACTTCGAGGCGCAGGGAGCGAAGGATGCCTGCGTCTTCGTCTCGGGCACACTGAACACCGTCGCCGCCTCGCTGTTCAAGATCGCCAACGACATCCGCTGGCTCGGCAGCGGGCCGACCTCCGGGCTGTACGAGATCCAACTTCCAGCGGTGCAGCCGGGCTCATCGATCATGCCGGGGAAGGTGAACCCGGTGATGAGCGAAGCGCTGATGATGGTCTGTGCGCAGGTGATGGGGAATCACGTGACGGTCACGGTCGCCGGGCAGAATGGGAACTTCGAGCTCAACGTGATGATGCCAGTGATGGCTCACGCGCTGCTGCAATCGATCTCCATTCTGGCCGGAGCGGTCGAGGCCTTCCGTACTCGCTGCGTGGAGGGAATCCGGGCCAACCGCGAGCGCTGCCAGGAGCTCCTGGAGCGCAACCCGTCGATCGCGACCGCGCTGAACGCCTACATCGGCTACGACGCCGCGGCCGAGGTCGCCAAGGAAGCCGCTCGCAACTTCGAATCGGTGCGCACCGTCGTGCAGCGCCGCGGCCTTCTCCCGGATGACCAGCTCGACGAGGTCCTCAACGTGCGGGAGATGACCGAGCCGGGGATTCCGGGCGGCGGGGCGGGGTGA
- a CDS encoding response regulator produces MPRILLVEDNELNRDMLSRRLQRQGFEVAVAHDGQLGLQLARDWRPDVILMDMSLPVLSGWEATRALKSDEATRNIPVVALTAHAMSGDEELARQAGCDDFDTKPIDLPRLVTKIRSLLPS; encoded by the coding sequence ATGCCGAGGATCCTGCTCGTCGAGGACAACGAGCTGAACCGGGACATGCTGTCGCGGCGACTGCAGCGACAGGGCTTCGAGGTCGCGGTCGCCCACGATGGGCAACTGGGCCTCCAGCTCGCACGGGATTGGCGTCCGGATGTCATCCTGATGGACATGAGCCTCCCCGTGCTGAGCGGATGGGAGGCGACGCGCGCGCTGAAATCCGACGAGGCGACGCGCAACATCCCGGTGGTGGCCCTCACGGCGCACGCGATGTCGGGAGACGAGGAGCTCGCGCGCCAGGCAGGGTGCGACGACTTCGATACCAAGCCGATCGATCTCCCCCGCCTGGTCACCAAGATCCGCTCCCTCCTCCCCTCCTGA
- the odhB gene encoding 2-oxoglutarate dehydrogenase complex dihydrolipoyllysine-residue succinyltransferase: MSVEIRVPPLGESVVEATVGTWLKQAGEPVEKDEVLVELETDKITVEVAAPRSGVLSRIEKQEGETVGLNEVLGTIEEGASAGAAAGEGDAVEAKPDAAVNAARGAAVRAEAGGGAAAPGTEERAATATPPQSSPAARAIAAEHGIDIASISGTGPNGRVTKEDVLQALERRQAEATPAAPTEPRPSAPPPPAEPAPARPSAPPPTPTLSTDGKRETRERMSRRRQTIARRLVEAQQTTASLTTFNEIDMSRVFSLRKRRQENFVKQHGVKLGFMSFFAKAVVGALRRFPRLNAEIQGDEIVLKHYYDIGIAVGTDEGLVVPVVRDVDRLSFAEIERQIADLAKRAREGKLTLPELQGGTFTITNGGIYGSMLSTPILNPPQVGILGMHNIVERPVVVDGQIEIRPMMFVALTYDHRIVDGSEAVRFLVTVKEMIEDPETMLLEG, from the coding sequence ATGTCCGTTGAGATCCGCGTTCCACCGCTGGGCGAATCCGTAGTCGAGGCGACCGTCGGCACCTGGTTGAAGCAGGCGGGAGAGCCGGTCGAAAAAGACGAGGTCCTGGTGGAGCTGGAAACGGACAAGATCACGGTCGAGGTGGCGGCGCCGCGCTCGGGTGTGCTCAGCCGTATCGAGAAGCAGGAGGGGGAGACGGTCGGGCTGAACGAGGTGCTAGGCACGATCGAGGAGGGTGCCTCGGCCGGCGCCGCGGCAGGCGAAGGAGACGCCGTGGAAGCAAAGCCCGACGCCGCCGTGAATGCGGCTCGGGGCGCCGCTGTGAGGGCGGAGGCCGGCGGCGGCGCTGCCGCCCCCGGAACGGAGGAGAGGGCCGCCACCGCCACCCCGCCGCAGTCCTCACCGGCGGCGCGCGCCATCGCAGCGGAGCACGGCATCGACATCGCCTCGATCAGCGGGACGGGGCCCAACGGCCGCGTCACCAAGGAGGACGTGCTCCAGGCGCTGGAGCGCAGACAGGCCGAGGCCACGCCCGCGGCGCCGACTGAACCGCGACCGTCCGCTCCGCCTCCGCCCGCCGAGCCGGCTCCGGCACGGCCCAGCGCGCCCCCACCGACCCCCACACTCTCCACGGACGGAAAGCGGGAGACCCGCGAGCGCATGTCACGGCGGCGTCAGACCATCGCGCGGCGCCTGGTGGAAGCGCAGCAGACCACGGCGAGCCTGACGACCTTCAACGAGATCGACATGTCGCGGGTGTTCTCGCTGCGCAAGCGCCGGCAGGAGAACTTCGTCAAGCAGCACGGGGTCAAGCTGGGCTTCATGTCGTTCTTCGCGAAGGCGGTGGTCGGGGCGCTGCGTCGCTTCCCGCGACTCAATGCGGAGATCCAGGGCGACGAGATCGTCCTCAAGCACTACTACGACATCGGCATCGCGGTCGGCACGGACGAAGGGCTCGTCGTACCCGTGGTCCGCGACGTGGATCGCCTGAGCTTCGCGGAGATCGAGAGGCAGATCGCCGACCTGGCCAAGCGGGCGCGCGAGGGGAAGCTGACGCTGCCGGAGTTGCAGGGAGGTACCTTCACGATCACCAACGGCGGGATCTACGGGTCGATGCTCTCGACCCCCATTCTCAACCCGCCCCAGGTCGGCATCCTCGGCATGCACAACATCGTCGAGCGTCCGGTAGTGGTCGACGGGCAGATCGAGATCCGGCCGATGATGTTCGTGGCGCTGACCTACGACCACCGGATCGTGGATGGCAGCGAAGCGGTGCGGTTCCTGGTCACGGTCAAGGAGATGATCGAGGACCCGGAGACCATGCTGCTGGAAGGATAG
- a CDS encoding response regulator: protein MSFIASVRDFARELRRRRVTRVAVAYGVVAWLMVEVSAAAEEALALPTWTDSFVVLIALVGFPLAMILAWAYDLSPEGVKRTGSDAENPPALRANTPPAAAIARQLPRRAPPRREAARPAAAPSSPPPADLQPTPEDLRRALLATLRHELRTPLNAVIGYSELLLEDLPPEREAPVRAILTAGQRSLLLVNEILRPDAGETELTDDVLAAMRRRIREEMDESTARLGELCAEARTALQDADADTLADVDRIAEAAGRLRTLVLSELNGPAVGIDQSAAGLTRELAARVIAGLPRGGAVEENAPPLHGHILVVDDNPTNRDLLSRQLARQGFSVALAEDGNTALELLRRQDFDLVLLDVLMPGLDGIGVLTQMQRDRATTEVPVIMTSAMDEIEGVVRCIEQGAVDYLIKPFDPVLLQARLSATLDLYRLRAQQRRARQELEEESAWAERLARSLVPDRFTPRLRAGRGALVESQDSLAVVIVVLQGLSTYATRQGDTALAEWLLGTMEAFEACAQDLPVELRWEGGAALVATSAPADPADEPDAVAIGELALRLREEGVARAADVEAIRVGIGIHVGPAVASLIETDRFAFGLWGEAPEVARELAAQGETGTVHVSPAAYAALHGAFEFETRGIIETSSGTQMPVYALLERREADRVS from the coding sequence ATGAGCTTCATCGCTTCGGTCCGAGATTTCGCGCGTGAGCTCCGCCGGCGACGGGTGACTCGCGTCGCCGTCGCGTACGGCGTGGTGGCCTGGCTGATGGTGGAGGTCTCGGCCGCGGCCGAGGAGGCGCTGGCCCTGCCCACGTGGACCGACTCCTTCGTCGTCCTCATCGCGCTCGTGGGCTTTCCGCTGGCAATGATCCTGGCGTGGGCCTACGACCTCAGCCCCGAGGGCGTCAAGCGAACCGGCTCCGATGCGGAGAATCCTCCGGCACTGCGTGCGAACACCCCGCCGGCGGCGGCGATCGCGCGTCAGCTCCCCCGGCGTGCGCCGCCGCGCAGGGAGGCCGCGCGTCCGGCCGCCGCTCCGAGCAGCCCTCCACCTGCCGACCTCCAACCCACGCCCGAGGACCTCCGCCGCGCACTGCTCGCCACCCTGCGACACGAGCTCCGCACGCCCCTCAACGCGGTGATCGGCTACAGCGAGCTCCTGCTGGAGGACCTGCCGCCGGAGCGGGAGGCACCAGTCCGGGCAATCCTCACCGCCGGTCAGCGCAGCCTGCTCCTGGTGAACGAGATCCTCCGCCCCGACGCGGGCGAAACGGAGCTGACCGACGATGTGCTCGCCGCGATGCGCCGGCGCATACGCGAGGAGATGGACGAGTCCACCGCGCGCCTCGGCGAGCTCTGCGCCGAAGCCCGGACGGCCTTGCAGGATGCCGACGCGGACACCCTCGCCGACGTCGACCGGATCGCGGAGGCGGCGGGGCGGTTGCGGACGCTGGTGTTATCCGAGCTGAACGGCCCCGCCGTCGGAATCGATCAGTCCGCGGCGGGGCTCACCCGTGAGCTGGCGGCGCGGGTCATTGCCGGGCTGCCGCGCGGCGGAGCCGTGGAGGAGAACGCGCCGCCGTTGCATGGCCACATCCTGGTCGTCGACGACAACCCGACGAACCGGGACCTCCTCTCCCGGCAGCTCGCACGGCAGGGCTTCAGCGTGGCGCTGGCGGAGGACGGGAACACGGCCCTCGAGCTGCTTCGACGGCAGGACTTTGACCTCGTCCTCCTGGACGTCCTGATGCCCGGCCTGGACGGGATCGGTGTGCTGACGCAGATGCAGCGGGATCGCGCGACGACGGAGGTCCCGGTGATCATGACCTCAGCGATGGACGAGATCGAAGGGGTGGTGCGGTGCATCGAGCAGGGGGCGGTCGACTACCTCATCAAGCCGTTCGATCCCGTACTGCTCCAGGCCCGACTCTCCGCCACCCTCGATCTGTACCGCCTGCGGGCGCAGCAGCGGCGGGCGCGGCAGGAGCTGGAAGAGGAGAGCGCGTGGGCGGAGCGGCTCGCCCGCAGTCTGGTTCCCGACCGCTTCACACCCCGCCTGCGCGCCGGCCGCGGCGCCCTGGTGGAGAGTCAGGACAGCCTTGCCGTCGTGATCGTCGTCCTGCAGGGGCTCTCCACCTACGCCACCCGACAGGGTGACACGGCCCTGGCGGAGTGGCTGCTCGGCACGATGGAGGCCTTCGAGGCGTGCGCCCAGGACCTGCCGGTGGAGCTGCGGTGGGAGGGCGGGGCCGCACTGGTCGCGACCAGCGCTCCGGCGGACCCCGCGGACGAACCGGACGCAGTGGCGATCGGGGAACTGGCGTTGAGGCTGCGCGAGGAGGGGGTGGCTCGGGCCGCGGATGTCGAGGCGATCCGCGTCGGCATCGGCATACACGTGGGGCCCGCGGTGGCGAGCCTGATCGAAACCGACCGGTTTGCGTTCGGCCTCTGGGGAGAGGCTCCGGAAGTCGCGCGGGAGCTCGCCGCGCAGGGTGAGACCGGCACTGTGCACGTCTCACCCGCGGCGTACGCCGCTCTGCATGGAGCCTTCGAGTTCGAGACCCGCGGCATCATCGAAACCTCCTCCGGGACTCAGATGCCCGTATACGCGCTGCTGGAGCGGCGGGAAGCAGACCGGGTGTCCTGA